Part of the Mycolicibacterium thermoresistibile genome, GCGGGCGGGAACCGGCGGTTAGGGTTGGGTCATGCGAGTCGGAGTGCTGGGCGCCAAGGGCAAGGTCGGGGCAACCATGGTGCAGGCGGTGCAGGCCGCCGACGACCTCACGCTGTCGGCGGAGGTCGACGCCGGGGATCCGATCAGCGCACTGGTAGACACCGATACCGAGGTGGTCATCGACTTCACCCATCCCGACGTGGTGATGGACAACCTGAAGTTCCTGATCGACAACGGGATCCACGCCGTCGTCGGCACCACCGGGTTCACCGACGAACGACTCGACCGGGTGCGCGACTGGCTGTCGGCCAAACCGGGTGTGGGGGTGCTGATCGCCCCGAACTTCGCGATCGGCGCGGTGCTGTGCATGCAGTTCGCCCGGCAGGCGGCGCGGTTCTTCGAATCGGTCGAGGTCATCGAACTGCACCATC contains:
- the dapB gene encoding 4-hydroxy-tetrahydrodipicolinate reductase, with amino-acid sequence MRVGVLGAKGKVGATMVQAVQAADDLTLSAEVDAGDPISALVDTDTEVVIDFTHPDVVMDNLKFLIDNGIHAVVGTTGFTDERLDRVRDWLSAKPGVGVLIAPNFAIGAVLCMQFARQAARFFESVEVIELHHPQKADAPSGTAARTARLIADARKGMPPNPDATSTALDGARGADVDGVPVHSVRLAGLVAHQEVLFGTQGETLTIRHDSIDRTSFVPGVLLAVRNIARHPGLTIGIEPLLDLT